CAGGTCCATGCCGAGAATACGAATACCAATACTGGCGCTTATTTTAAGTGTTTGACTATTGAACACGAAAGGTTCCTGGATCAAGGTCAGTAATTTAATAGCAATTTTGTCTAGGTCGCGCATGGTGGTCACCAGGTTAGTATTCAAGCGTTCATATACTACGACAAACTCGTCACCGCCCAGCCTGCCGGCCATGTCATCGGCACGTATCTGGCTTTTAAGGCGACGGCCAATTTCCGCAAGTAAGGCATCTCCAGCGCTGTGGCCATAATTATCATTAACGGCTTTAAAGCCATCCAGGTCAAAAATTATCAGGGCGCCATAATGTTTGTGACGGAAACTGCCCGCTATGCATTTCTCAAGATGCGATGTGATCAACACACGGTTGCCGATCTTGGTCACCGGATCGATCAAGGCGGTTTGGGTTATTTCATGCAGGGCTGCATTGTGCGCATTCACAAATGGCTTTACAACAATAAAATATATAAACGGCGTGGCCAAGGCTGTGAGTATCAGGGTATCGATCAATGCTACTTCAAATACACCTAATTCATACGGGATAACGGCGAGTAGTTGCATTACCAAAAATTCGGCGATCGCGATGATCAGTGCGATCCTGAAAATGACTTTACCTAAGGATAGAATTTTCATTTGTAACCCTTGTGTTCTAATTATTGTAATGGGCTATATGAGTCAATATCCTTATTTAACATATACTATCAATATTCTATGCTTATTATCAATGAATTACCAATGAATCATATCGGCAAGTATTGAATGTATATTAAAAATTATAATATACGATTTGATTTATTGGCTGGTCTTCAGCCCGCTTGAAATCAATTCAGACTAGTCAGTTGCCGCGATTGTCTGTTTTACCGCTATTGAATGTATAAGCCATTCATGGTCTTGTTTAAGCAAGAGCAGGTCAATTTTCAGGAAGGTTCCGTCTTTTCGAGCAAGGATTGGGTATAGATTGCCACTGAGCCGGCCGATGGCATAATCTCCGATGTATCTTTCAATTTTGGAAATTTCGAACAAGTCGCCGTTCAACAGGTATTGTTCAAAGTCTGTAACCGGTACATTTACTTTGAACTCTGGGCTGGTCATGGCATAGGCCTTATTGAAGTCTTCCACAATTAATGCGTTCAGAAAGGCCATGGCTTTATCGCGCATGCCCTGTGAAGCTTTATTCAGAACATAGTAAAAGGCATAAATGAGACCGACAATGCAAACAATGATAATAAATAGGGTTTTTAACATATTAAAAAATTTTCGGGAAAATTCTTGCCGTGCGTTTTTGATAATCCTGATAATCGATGCCTAGATGTTTTGCCAAGCCTTTTTCTTCAAAGTGTATGCCAACCAGAATATAAACGCTCATCCCAATGGCAAAAACCAGATGTCCGGTTGTCATGATCGGGATGGCCCAGAATGCGAGGATCAATCCCAGCATCATCGGGTGTCGGATCCATTTATAGAACAGTCTTTCAGTGAACTCAACCGAAGTGTAGGATTTTTTTACGTAGTGTAACCAGGTCTGACGTAAGCCAAACAGGTCAAAGTGATCGGTCAGGAAAGTTGCTATAAACACCAGCCCCCAACCGGTAAAGAAAATCACCCAGATCCAACTTGCGTTTTCAAGCGACCATAATGTGCCATGCATTGGTTGCCAAAAATGTATCAGTATCGCTAATGTGATCGACGATACTAAAACATAGGTACTACGCTCGATGTGGTGTGGAATTAATGCGGATATGGCTTGTTTGAATTTTTCACGCGCCATGAGGGTGTGTTGCACACCCCAAAGTATCAGCAAACCGATGTTCACCAGTAAGGCGGATGTTGTCGACATTTTCACTTCAGAGGATAAGGTTTTCGGAACATAGAATTCGCCAACAAAGGCGATGAAATAAACGAAGACCAGTAGAAAAGCCAGATAACTGACTATGCCATAAAGCAAGACCAGAAAACGCATGACGACCTCCATGAGGCAAAAATTAGATTACAAGTCAAAATGACTGTAACAGCTATTGCAGTCTAAAAATACTTTTGGGCAGCAATTATGGGCACTAGTGAGATGCCAAGGTGAATTCATTCAGGAAATCGGATATGCTCAAGCGAATGCCAGTCGGAGCATTGTCGCCCATAAAGTGTTGCGCTTCCAGAGCCGAAAGTCATTCAGAGCAGAATCAAAAAAGGTAAAACTTTCACTGCGCATTAAACATGTGTCCATTCTCGTTACTTTCATCCGAGAGTAAATACACATAAGGGTCAACAATATCCTCCGGTTTGGCGATCTTGGTTTTATCCTCTGCCGGATACGCCGATAAACGCATTGAAGTGTGCGTTGCTCCGGGATTGATACTGTTAAAGCGAATATTGTCTGAATTCTCAAACTCATCCGCGAGGACTTGCATCATGCCTTCGGTGGCAAATTTTGAAACCGAATACGCGCCCCAGTATGCTCGACCTTGTCTGCCCACGCTGCTGCTGGTGAATAAAACGGATGCTCGATCAGACTTCAATAAAACCGGGAGCAGGGCTTTGGTCATCACGAACTGTGCGGTCACATTCACATGCATCACTTTTTGCCATTGCGCTGCGTCGTATTGTGCGATTGGCGTCAAGCTTCCAAGGATACTCGCATTATGTAGCAAGCCATCCAGACGCCCGTATTCCTGATGAATAATTTCCGCCAGCTGCTCGTGGTGTTTTTCATCCGCGCCCAATAGATCCATGGGATAAATAGACGGGATTTGTTTTCCCAGTGCAACAATTTCGTCGTACACTTTCTCCAGTTTTTTGATGGTTCTGCCAAGCAAGACAACAGTCGCGCCTTGACGTGCACATTCAAGTGCCACTGCACGTCCGATTCCGGCACCAGCTCCAGTGACCAGAATAACCTTGTCGATCAATGCGTTTTGTCTTTTATTGATAATGTGCAGGGATGTAATATTGGTATTCATTATGTATTTCAATTTGTGCTTTAAAAAGCGTTATTCGTCATCCAGATTTTTCAGCGACTTCGGAATGCGTACGTTTTCTTCCAGGCTTTCCAGCTTGGCCAGATCCTGGCTGGCACTGATTCCCATTTCCTTGAATTTGCGAGCCCCTGGCAGCACTGATCGTTCCAAGGAGCCCAATGCATCGTTGTACGCTTTGCTGCTGCGTTGCAAGTTGGTGCCAATTTTGGCGATGTGATTGGTGAACGTGCTTAAGCGTTTATACAGGTCTTCAGCAATTTTGCGAATGTTCTCTGCATTGTTGGCCAATTCCACTTGGCGCCAGCCATAGGCCACGGTTTTTAAAAGCGCGATCAAACTGTTTGGGGTCGCCAGGATCACATTCTGTTGTAAGGCTTGATCAAATAATTCAGGATCCTTGTCCAGTGCAGCTGAAAGGAATTGCTCACCCGGGATAAACATCACCACAAATTCCGGAGTGTTATCCATGGCGTCCCAGTATTGCTTGGAGGCGAGTTGTTTGATGTGGGTTTTAATATGCTGCACATGGCGTGACATATTGGTTTCGATATCTTCATTGCTCGAACTTTCCAAAGCATCCAGATAAGCTTGCAATGGGGTTTTCGCGTCAACCACGATCTTTCGCTGGTCGGGTAAAGACACGATCATGTCCGGACGCAAGCGCGAGTCCATGTCCGAACTCACTTGTTCAGTGAAATCGCAGTGATGCACCATTCCGGCCACTTCCACGACGCGTTTCAGGGTTTGCTCGCCCCAGCGTCCGCGCACCTGGGGTTTGCGCAAGGCGTTTACCAGGTTTCGGGTTTCCGATTGCAACACAGATTGGGTATCACGTAACTGGCTTAATTCCTGTTTAAGTTCGCCAAAACTTTGGTGGCGGGTTTTTTCGATACTGCCGATCTGGGTTTCGGTTTTTTTCAAAGCGTCACTGATCGGCTCCAGCAGGTTTTTGATCGAGAGTTGCCGTTTTTCCAGGTCGGAAGAAGCCTGTTGTTGTTGATTACTGAGTTTTTGTGTGGCCAGTTGCAAAAACTGGTCATTGTTTTTAGCCAGTGATTGGTCCGCCAGTTCATGAAAGGCATTTTCCAGGCGCTCGCGCGCCAACTCCAGTGCTGAATCTCTTTCTTCGTCCAGTTCTTCTTGATGTTTTAATCGGGTTTCCGCGATCAAGCGCTGCTCTTTTTCGGTATTGATCAAGCGTTGCGCCAATAAAGAACGGATCAATAATCCGAACAGGAATCCGATCAGTGCGCCACTTAATACAGCGATTAATAATTCAGGGTTGAGGGTTAACTGGTTCAAGGCAGGTAGGTTTTATTTGTTCGATCTGTTAAATCAGGGTTTCACTATATCGGATAATTCCGGCAAGGCGTCAATAAAACAGTCTGCCCCCCAACTGCGATGGTCATCGTCATCTTTAATGTAACCGTAAGTGG
This window of the Gammaproteobacteria bacterium genome carries:
- a CDS encoding GGDEF domain-containing protein is translated as MKILSLGKVIFRIALIIAIAEFLVMQLLAVIPYELGVFEVALIDTLILTALATPFIYFIVVKPFVNAHNAALHEITQTALIDPVTKIGNRVLITSHLEKCIAGSFRHKHYGALIIFDLDGFKAVNDNYGHSAGDALLAEIGRRLKSQIRADDMAGRLGGDEFVVVYERLNTNLVTTMRDLDKIAIKLLTLIQEPFVFNSQTLKISASIGIRILGMDLITAEKALMQADEAMYRAKKAGKGQAKYYGQELNLEAHDTGMGS
- a CDS encoding YciK family oxidoreductase, which codes for MNTNITSLHIINKRQNALIDKVILVTGAGAGIGRAVALECARQGATVVLLGRTIKKLEKVYDEIVALGKQIPSIYPMDLLGADEKHHEQLAEIIHQEYGRLDGLLHNASILGSLTPIAQYDAAQWQKVMHVNVTAQFVMTKALLPVLLKSDRASVLFTSSSVGRQGRAYWGAYSVSKFATEGMMQVLADEFENSDNIRFNSINPGATHTSMRLSAYPAEDKTKIAKPEDIVDPYVYLLSDESNENGHMFNAQ
- the rmuC gene encoding DNA recombination protein RmuC; translation: MNQLTLNPELLIAVLSGALIGFLFGLLIRSLLAQRLINTEKEQRLIAETRLKHQEELDEERDSALELARERLENAFHELADQSLAKNNDQFLQLATQKLSNQQQQASSDLEKRQLSIKNLLEPISDALKKTETQIGSIEKTRHQSFGELKQELSQLRDTQSVLQSETRNLVNALRKPQVRGRWGEQTLKRVVEVAGMVHHCDFTEQVSSDMDSRLRPDMIVSLPDQRKIVVDAKTPLQAYLDALESSSNEDIETNMSRHVQHIKTHIKQLASKQYWDAMDNTPEFVVMFIPGEQFLSAALDKDPELFDQALQQNVILATPNSLIALLKTVAYGWRQVELANNAENIRKIAEDLYKRLSTFTNHIAKIGTNLQRSSKAYNDALGSLERSVLPGARKFKEMGISASQDLAKLESLEENVRIPKSLKNLDDE